A region from the Simiduia sp. 21SJ11W-1 genome encodes:
- the clpS gene encoding ATP-dependent Clp protease adapter ClpS, which produces MGNLKFLQLTLSSHGDEGEDDVGHDRGVAVQEAKPTLKRPSMYKVVLMNDDYTPMDFVVEVLESFFSMNREKAVKVMLQVHTQGKGVCGVYTRDIAETKAAQVNQYARENQHPLLCEIEAAGEGDEA; this is translated from the coding sequence ATGGGAAATCTTAAATTTCTTCAACTAACATTAAGTAGTCATGGCGATGAAGGTGAAGACGACGTTGGTCACGACCGGGGGGTAGCCGTACAAGAGGCCAAGCCCACATTAAAGCGCCCGTCGATGTACAAGGTAGTTTTAATGAACGATGACTATACGCCAATGGATTTTGTGGTTGAGGTGCTGGAAAGCTTCTTCTCCATGAACAGGGAGAAGGCCGTTAAAGTCATGTTGCAAGTCCATACGCAGGGTAAAGGCGTATGTGGAGTGTATACCCGGGACATAGCGGAAACGAAAGCCGCGCAGGTTAACCAGTATGCACGCGAGAACCAGCACCCGCTTCTGTGTGAAATTGAAGCCGCTGGTGAAGGTGACGAAGCTTAG